Part of the Halobellus ruber genome is shown below.
GTGACTTCCTCGTGATGAAGGACCGCGGCTTCGACCCCTCGCGGATCCTGCTCCCGACCGCCGGCGGCCCCGACTCGGAGCTGTCGGCGAGCGTCGCCGCGGCGCTCACAGCCGAGTACGACGCGGAGGTATCGTTACTCCACGTCGCCGACGACATCGAGACCGGCGAGGCGTTCCTCGCGGAGTGGGCGGCCGACAACGGCCTCCCGGACGCGAACCGCATCGTCGAGACCGGCGACATCGAGGCCGCAATCGAGCGTCACGCCGAGGACGCGTCGCTGCTTGCAGTGGGGGCGACCGAGCGCGGGTTGCTCTCGCGGCTCGTTTCCGGGACGCTCGTGCTCGACGTGCTCAACGAGGTCGAGTGTACGGTTCTGCTCGCGGAGCGCGCCCGCGACCGGTCGATCCTCGAACGCCTGCTCGGCCGGCGCTAACGCCCGAGCTTACGCCTCGCTCCCCTCGTAGAACCAGTAGCCGTTCGCCCGCATCGCCCGCCCCACCGCCTTGTGGAACTCCACGAAGTCCTCGAACTCCTCTGTGTCGACCCCCTCGAAGATGTCGGCGACCGAGACCACCCGCTCGTCGTCGAGCCGGACGGGATGGTCGCCGTATTGCTCGACGTAGGCGTCCCGGGAGAGCGGGAAGTCCGTCTCCTCGTCGACCTTCTTCGCGAGCACCGCGTGGCCGTACTTGCGCCGGCCCTCGGAGCCGAGCTCGCCGTCGGGGTCGTGTGGCCAGTCCATACTCGTACGTTAGCCGGCCGCGGCAAAGCCGTTACGAATCGGCGGACAGCGCTGTCTCCGCTTCAAGCCCGCCGACTCCGCGACAGTGCTCGCGATCGTCCACTCCGAGAATCGGTGGGACTGGGATTTGAACCCAGGAGGCCTTCCGGCCACCTGCTCTCAAGGCAGGCGCGTTAGTCCACTCCGCCATCCCACCACATCCGATGAGTCCGTGAGTCGGCAACTAAGAACTATCGATTCACACACACAGGGTCTCATACTGTCGGCGATAGTCGCGTGACGGATTTCGGAACCCCGGGGGTGTGGAAACTCTTCACGTAGTTATAGCCGACAGTACCAGAAGCCCGATCCCGAAACCCGTCAGGTGCGCCGAGTCGGACTGCGACTGCGGTCACAGTGGTTCGAGGAGAGGGCCAACGGCTTTAGCCGTGGGATGAATCCGACACCGCCCGAACCGACTACAACAGTTCGTGTTGTAGATTGTGCTGCCGAGTCTCGGGTAAGGATATGCACCCCTTGCGGGGGTAGATGAAGCCCGCTATCCGAGCAGGGGGCCGCACTGGCACGGCCCACAACCCCACCGTGCGGTGCCACGAGTGGGGAACCTCCCGGCGTGGGACGCCCGGTCTGTGACCGGGAACCCCACGACTTCACTCGTGGGAGGATGTCAGACGGTATAGTAGCGGTTGCACATCCGATCGCACGCCGTCGGGCGATCGAGTGAGCAGACCTGCAAACGCTACTACGTTTGATCTTCACCGCGAGGACTGGATTTCTCACTGAGTCCCTCAGAAGCCGACAGGAGTGCTGTACCGGATGTAGAGGATCCACTCAGTACAGTACCACGCGATGTTTTCGGTCACTATATTGTCCGCAAATTTCTTATCATCGCCTAGAAAAACCGTTCAGTTATGCTTCTGAATGATCGATCGCAAATCCACGTTCTCCAGATTGATGATGACCCAGAATTTGCTGAGTTAACCAAGACGTTTCTCGAACGCGAGGACGACCGGTTTACCGTCGAGAGTGTCACCAGCGCCAGCGAAGGATTACAACACCTCACCGACCGCCCCCCGGATTGCGTCGTCTCGGATTACGATATGCCGGGTATAGATGGGCTTGAATTCTTGCGGACCGTTCGGGAGGAACACGCTGATCTCCCGTTTATACTCTTTACTGGCAAAGGTAGTGAGGAACTCGCTAGTGACGCCATTTCTGCCGGCGTCACCGATTATCTACAAAAACAAGCTGGTACCGAACAGTACGAACTGTTGGCTAACCGAATAAAAAATGCTGTTCAGGCGCGACGCGAGGCACGACGAGCCGAGAGGCAGGAGGAGTTGATGCGCCTCACTGAGTCTGCTGGCGACACCGGGGGCTGGGAACTCGATGTTGCCACCGACGAACTGGCATTAACCCCTGGGGGACGACAACTCTTGGGGGTAGCGCGCCAGCGGATGCCGTTTGAGCGGTTTCAGGAGTTTTGGTACCCTGATGACAGGGGCGAGATCCGTGCAGCGGCGGATGCCGTTATCGAGACGCAGGAGCAAGTGGAGGGAGTATGGCGGTTACACTCTGCTGCTGACACTCATCGGCACGTCGATATCACGATGACGCCCGTCATAGCCGACGGCGGGGTAACAAAGGTCAGAGGCGCAATTACTGATATTACCGAGTATAAACAACGCGAACGGCAGCTTAGCCAGTACAGGGACTTGGTTGAAAGCATCAACGATGCGGTTTTCGTAGTAGATCAGGATCTGAAGATCGTTTATGCGAACGAGAAATCGCTCAACAACGTTGGCCTCACAGCCCGGGAAGTTGACGGCGAACCCATTATGCCGTTTGTCGAGCAGTACGCTGCCGACCACTCCGGTGTCGCGGAGTTCGAACAGGCGCTTGCTACGGCACTAAACGACCGCGAGGAAGAGGAGCCGGATCCAGTCGAACTGACGGTGACTGCTGGCGGTTCGGAATCGGTCTTTGAGCACCGATTCTCACGCGTTTCGCCGAGTCAGAACTCCCTGGACGAGACCGTGAGCAAGGCCGTGGCCATCGTTGCGCGTGACGTTACCGACCGCAAACAACGCGAGCGGGAACTGAAACAAACCCAGGATCTGATGGCTGAGATGGAGCGGCTGGCCGAGATCGGTGCGTGGGAATACGACCCACAAAAGGACAAGGCAACGCACACTGCTGGCGAGCTCCGAATATACGGTCTTGATCCCGAATTCGATCTTCAGTTAGAGGAAGCGCTTGAATTTTATCATCCAGAAGATAGGGACGAACTCAGAACGCAGTTTGAAGCGTGTCTCGAAACCGGTGAGCCGTACACCACGGACGTGCGAGTGACCAGAGCAGATGGGGAAAAGCGGTGGGTCACCGCACACGGTCAGCGTGTCCAACAGCAGGATACGGAGGTAGTGCGCGGATACGTACAGGACATCACAGATCAAAAAGAGCGAATTAATACCCTTACGCAAACCGAGACGTTGTTCGAGAACGCGCAAGACATGTTATTCATTATCGAGCACTCGGACGACGAATTCATCGTCAAGCGGGTGAACCAGGCGTTCGAGTCGGCAACTGGTCTCTCAAACGATGATCTCCGGGGGAAGACACCGCAGGAACTCTTCGGTGAGGCTCGTGGACAAAGGATCGAGGATAAGTATCGTAAGTGTATCGAAACACAAGAGTCACTCAGTTACGAGGAGACGCTCGCCGAGGAGCAAGTTCCGAACAGGGACTCACCGACCGACGACGGACTTGTCCATTGGAAAACACATATCACACCGGTCAAAGTGGACGGGGATGTAGACTGGATTGTCGGTTCCACTCGCGACATCAACGAACGAAAACGTCGGGAGCAGGAGCTTAAACGTCGGAACAAGCGTCTGGATGAGTTTACCAGTATCATCAGTCACGACATTCGAAATCCATTGAATGTCGCAGAGGGACGGTTAGAATTGGCCCATGACGACTGCGACAGCGAGCACCTCGCCGACGCGGCTGACGCAGTTGACCGATGTCAAACGCTGGTTGATGACACATTGACGCTGGCACGACAGGGTGAGCAGATCGGTGAGACGGACTCGGTAGTGCTATCACACGTGGCTGAGCGGAGTTGGCGAACTGTTATGACCGGATCGGCCGAATTGAATACTGAAAGCGGGCTAACCATCCGTGCCGATAGCAGTAGCCTCCAGCGGTTGTTCGAGAACCTGTTCCGTAATGCCGTTGAACACGGCGGTAATGACGTGGCTGTTCTCGTCGGAGAGGTGGACGACGGCTTCTTCGTGGCAGATACTGGGCCCGGAATCCCCGAGTCCGACCGCGAGGACATATTCGAGGCGGGTTACTCGACTACGGAAGATGGAACCGGGTTCGGCCTGCGAATAGTTAAGGAGATCGCTGACGCTCACGGCTGGGAAATTACCGTGACCGAGAGCCAGCAGGGTGGAGCACGGTTTGAAATCAAAGGCGTCGAAAGGGAAGTGTGACCGATACACGCTGTGTATTCATACTGTCGGCTATAACTACGTGAAGATTTGCCACACCCCCGGGGTGTCGAAATCCGTCACGCGACTATCGCCGACAGTATGAAACCTACTCCTGAACGTTCAGGGGGACATCACTCAAACGCGCCTTTGACCGTTGAAATTGTTTATTGATTGGTAGTTGTAGCATACAAGGTATAGTAGGGTTTGCAACTGGTTGCAAACGCTACTATAGTTGCGGTGCTTCTCGGTGCTGACGTGGTGGTTCCATACGCTCGGATCAGTGATTACATCTTCACATTCGGTGTCTCGCTGTTTCTGGCTGGTGCACTGGAAGAATTGGGCTGGCGTGGCTTCCTACAGCCCCGTCTCCAGCAGCGATTCAGTGCGCTCCACGCAAGTTTAGTGATTGGCGTCGTCTGGGGGCTTTGGCACGTCCCGATGATCCTCACCGGAACCGGCGGTTTCACCGTTTTCCGGGAATATATGCTGAGTGTCACAGTTATGTCGGTCATTCTCGGCTGGCTGTACAACAACACCGAGGGGGCGTTGCCGGTCGTGATGGTCGCCCACGCGTCCCACAATATGCCCCGCATCGAGGATGTTGCTGGAGACGTGCCCGCTGTATTCAATACCATATCGGGAGACGCGACATTCTATCTGCTCTGCGCGTCGCTCATCGCGCTGTACGCCGGATCACAGACGTTGACGCGGGATGGAAGCCTGCCCAACATCCCCGGCCAACTCAGCGAGCTGTCGTCTGGTGGGCAAACCCACGCTGACTAACTGGTCGCGCTCAAACGAATAGAGAACGTGCCTCTCCAGTGTACCGCTGCTGGGGCGTTTCGCTAAGTCAGCGCGTTATAGAGACGTTCCCAACCCCTCCGGGGTTCGGGGAGTTCTCAGTACAGATCCTTCACGGATGGCCCGGTACGGTCCGAATTCATATTTACTGATGCGGTTCTATGTGTGACGTATGCCCTCCGAGATCAAATCCAGGCCGGGAGATTTCCGGGTATTACTTTTTGCGGTTCTCAGTGTGGTTTGTGGTGCACTTACTGTCCGGGCGGTAGTGCGTGGACACGACGAGCTACAGACTTTGCTTCTCGGGATGCTGACTGTATACGCGTTAAGTATCGCGTTGAACACCATCGTACGGATCTCTCACCTCAAACGCTACGCTGCTATCCCGCTTGGTGTAACTGGTACTGTGGTGTACGTTGTCGGGGTGCCTACGGATCTCCCGATCCTGTTTATGATCTTAGGTACCGGTGCTGTTATCGATCTCATCTGGGATCCAACCGGCACCGTGTACAACGATCAATCCGGTAGCGGCTGACTACCTGATATACACGCTCACCGAGAAACCGTTCGCTACATTTGGGCGAGATCAATGCTCCGAGAACAAGTCCACGACAGGCTCTGAAACGACTTCACCACATACGCAGTCAATACGCAGGCCTACTGATACTGTTGGCTATAACTACGTGAAGATTTTCGACACCCCGGGGTGTCGAAATCCGTCACGGGACTATAGCCGACAGTATGAACAGCCGATTCAGTGAGAAGCTATCGAGGGACGATCATCCCGACGCGTCGTCGTTTACTGCGTCGGGTGGTTGCGGCGACTCTCGACGGTGTCCGCCAGCCACGTCCCGATCCGGACGCCTACCTCGCCGACAACCGCGGCGATCCCAAACCCGACGACGGTAAATGCGATCAGGAACAGGCCCTGTGCGAGCGTGACCCATTCCGGCTGGGTGAACCCCGTTACCGCGACATACGTGTCGAATACGGCCCAGAGAATCGGAAGCCCACCGACGATCCCGACCTGGATCCCTGCGCGAGTTGTGTCGCTGTTCGACCGACCGAGTACGTACCCGGTCAGGAGTCCGCCGAACACCACCGCTCCCAGCGAGACCTCGGACCCGGTCTGCCAATAGCTGAACGCAGTACACGGAAGAGCCACTCCTCCACCGATAAGCCCGTATTTCCATTGCAGCAATCTCTTCGGAACCCGGTGACTGAGACCCGACATTATCCTTGGAGACCACTCACGGCGGCACCCAAGTAAACACCCGGATGAATAAAACTGACATTGTATCCATACCCGGTCACCCACGCGCCTCTCACACACTACGTCTCCGGAGTTGATCAGGTCGGGTCGGTCAGTACAGGGTACTCGGTTACCAGTCTCAGGATAGAATTTAACATAGATAGACCCAATATTTCGGTAATATGGGACGTTTCGATGACATTAAAGACAAAGCAAGTGAGGCAAAAGAGAAAGTATCAGAGGCGAAAAAGAAAGCAGATGAAAAAAGGGCCAACTCGATCTCGACTGCCCTCGGGAAGGTAGATGAGACAAAGACAAAATTCAAGAAACCACTTGCAGAGCCAGAAACGCGCAAGGAAGCCACCCTGACAAGTGAGAAAAGGTTCTTTATATGTGGAAACTGCGGGACGGAACTTGGGCCTCTCGAAGAAAAGCAGTATTCCAAGCTCATTAAACCGGCTCTGAAAGGTAGTAAAGCCGTCATTGGCGCTGCTACAGGAAACCCTGTTATGGCCGTCTCTAATGCGGCAGGGGCAGCAAAAGGAGCGTCTGATGCGAGTAGCGTTGACGATGGTGGGCTGGTGAAGCTACCTCATTCACGAATTAAAGAAATTAAGCAAAATCGCAATGAGGGGGAAGAGTTCCTCACGCAATGCGATGGCTGTGCCGAGTGGGTTTGTATGGACTGCTGGAATGTAAATAAAGAGGTCTGTACAGACTGTGGATAGACAGGGGAAATTCCTGTATAGATAGAAATGACATAGATTACACAGTAAGCAGGCAGGGTCTTGTGGCTAATTCGGCCGTGAACTCCCGGAATAAACATCATCCCGCTTAGCCTCCATAACGGATAATCAATCTGTCTTGGATTAGCTCGAGGCCACACTCCCGGGGATCTGATCCGCCGAATCAACAGAGATGAAGCGTACCCGCAGTACGGGCGACTCGACAGTTCCCTGCAGTGCCACGGAATCGAAAGACGGCGCGGAGATGAAGCGTCTGTCGTGAGACGCCTTCCGGCCACCCGCTCTCAAGCCAGGCGCGTCAGTCCACTCCGCCATCCCACCACACAAAATCCTTCGCCCCCGCGCCTACGAGCCTGTGGTGGTTCGACGCGCGGTGCCGGCTGCTGTCAGTCCCGCACGACCGTCGGACTGCCGTCGCCGTCGTCGACGGCCGTGAGCCCGTTGTCGACGACGAACCGCGCGGTGTGTTCGGGGACGACGCGTCCGGCCTGCCACCGCGCCCGAATCGTGGACACGAGGGTCGCGAGATCCGCACCGGTCCGGACCGTCGGCTGCATCGCCAGAAACTCGGTGTCGTGGCCGGCGTCGTTGGCGCCGTCGACGAGCGTCTCCAGTTCGGGCGTCGCGAACGCCGCCTCGAAGTCGACTGGGGCGGTGAAGCCGGCGAAGTAGACCCGGCCGTCGGTCGACGGCCCGAGCACGACCTCGTTGGTCCGGAGGTTCATCGCCGCCGAGTCGATCGTCGACCGCTTGAGCAGGGGGGCGTCCCCGCGGACCGCCGCCGCCGACTGCACTCCTTCCCTGTCGAGCAGGTGGGTGATCGTGTTACCGGCCCGCGCCGAAAATGTCGACCCGACCTGCACCTCGAAGCGGGCGGAATCGGGGTCCTCGAGTGCGGCCTCGGCGAGCGCGCGGAGCGACTCCGACGCGGATTCGTCGGGGTCGACGTGGCGGTCAGGAAGCAGGTCGTCCGGGCGGTAATTCACCAGCAGATCGCCGCCGGAGGCCTCGACCGCCCGGAGGGTGTCCTTCAGCATCGCCGCCGAGAGCGACGCCGCCTCCGCCGCCGACAGCGGGCTCGTGTCGGCGAGCCGGGGAAGTGCGAGTCCGGGACGCGGCGGGTCGGCGAGAACGGCGACGACGGTCATATCCCCCAATCGGCGACCGGCGGTCTTGAACCCGGCGTTTCGGGGCGTGAGGCCCGCGGACGCTCGCGACGCCGGTCTGCCACCCGCGGGGCCCGCGCGCCCGGCGGGGAAGCTATTATTTCGCGCCACGAGCACGTTCGGGTATGGCTGGGTCGGGGTCGGCGTGGTGCGGGTACGAGTGGCCGGCGGACTGTGAGCGGGTGGAAGGAACGGATGAGCCGATTGCCCAGTCCTGTTGCGTCCGAGAGCCCGTCGCGGACGCCGGGCGGTGCGTGTGGCACGCGGATCCGGAGGCGACCGACGAGAAGACGGTCGAGGCCCTGGCCGAGGCGCGCGTGCCGGACGACATCGCCGACCGGACCTCGCCGGCGGGGGAACTGCTCGACGGCGCGATCCTTCGCGGGCGTTCGCTGGAGGATGCCGTCGATTTTGCGGGTGCCATTCTGCGTGGCGCTGATCTCGGAGACGCGGACCTCGAAAGCGCCGACCTCACCGACGCGATCCTCTACCGCGCCGACCTCACCGACGCGTACCTCCGCTCTGCCGACCTCACCGACGCGTACCTCCGCTCTGCCGACCTCACCGACGCGTCCCTCCCTGGGGCCGACCTCACCGACGCGTACCTCCGCTCTGCCGACCTCACCGACGCGTACCTCCGCTCTGCCGACCTCACCGACGCGTCCCTCCCTGGGGCCGACCTCACCGACGCGGACCTCCGCCGGGCCGACCTCACCGACGCGGACCTCCGCCGGGCCGACCTCACCGACGCGGACCTCTGGGATGCCGACCTCACCGACGCGGACCTCCGCCGGGCCGACCTCACCGACGCGGACCTCCGGGATGCCGACCTCACCGACGCGGACCTCTGGGATGCCGACCTCACCGACGCGGACCTCTGGGATGCCGACCTCACCGACGCGGACCTCTCCGAAGCCGACCTCACCGACGCGGACCTCTTCGATGCCGCCCTCACCGACGCGGACCTCTCCGAAGCCGACCTCACCGACGCGGACCTCCGAGAGGCGGTCCTGAACGGCGTCGACGCCCGGCAGGCGGACCTGAGCGACGTCGACGCCAGGGACGCCGAGTTCACCGACCCGCCGCGCACGACTATCCCACTCGGACGCCGGCACGCCGCCGGTGGCTCGCGAGCGGGTTCCCTGCTGCCGTCGGTCCTGCCGGACCCCGATCCCGACCTCGCGGTCGATCCCGCCGCCATCGACCCGGGTCTCCTCACCTCACGCGATATCCTCACGCCCGCGGATCGCCGCCCGGAGGGCGCGAACCTCGAAGACGCCGTGCTGGAGCACGCCGACCTGCGCGGCGCCGACTTCCGCGACGCGCGGCTCTACCAGACCGACCTCACGGACACCCGGATCAACGCCGAGACCACATTCGACTCGACGACGCTGTACGAGCGGCGCCCCGACCTCGACGGCTGGTTCGCGAACACCACCGAAAGCACCCACGAGGCCGGCGCGTGGGTCCACCGCCGGCTGGAGCGCCTCCACGAGGACAACGCCCTCTCGGAGGACGCCCGGCGGTTCCACGTCCGGAAGCAGGAGGCCGAGCGGTCCCACTACGCCCGGCTGACCCTGGCGGCGGACACGCTCGCGTCCGCCCTCGGATACGGCGGCCGGTGGTGCGTGCTGACCGCGTCCGGCGCCCTGACCCGCCACGGCGAGAGCGTCCGGCGCGTCGTCGCCCTCTCGGTGGGCGTGATCCTGCTGTCGGCCCTGCTGTACCCCTTCGTCGGCGGGTTCGCGTCCGGTGCCCCCGGAGACGGTGTCGAGACCTTCCGGCTGACCGTGGGCGACCTCACCGGGGGCGACCTCGCCGCGGGCGAGGTGGCGTCGACGCTCGCCCGGAGCCTCTATTTCAGCGTCATCACGTTCAGCACGATCGGCTACGGCGACCTGTTCCCGACGGGCACCGGGTCGCGGATCCTCGTCGGCCTGGAGTCGCTCGCCGGGGCGGTGTTGATCGCGCTCCTCATCTTCGTCCTCGGCCGGCGGACGGCCCGGTGAGGCGCTCCGCGGCGGCCCGCGA
Proteins encoded:
- a CDS encoding DUF5785 family protein, whose protein sequence is MDWPHDPDGELGSEGRRKYGHAVLAKKVDEETDFPLSRDAYVEQYGDHPVRLDDERVVSVADIFEGVDTEEFEDFVEFHKAVGRAMRANGYWFYEGSEA
- a CDS encoding hybrid sensor histidine kinase/response regulator yields the protein MLLNDRSQIHVLQIDDDPEFAELTKTFLEREDDRFTVESVTSASEGLQHLTDRPPDCVVSDYDMPGIDGLEFLRTVREEHADLPFILFTGKGSEELASDAISAGVTDYLQKQAGTEQYELLANRIKNAVQARREARRAERQEELMRLTESAGDTGGWELDVATDELALTPGGRQLLGVARQRMPFERFQEFWYPDDRGEIRAAADAVIETQEQVEGVWRLHSAADTHRHVDITMTPVIADGGVTKVRGAITDITEYKQRERQLSQYRDLVESINDAVFVVDQDLKIVYANEKSLNNVGLTAREVDGEPIMPFVEQYAADHSGVAEFEQALATALNDREEEEPDPVELTVTAGGSESVFEHRFSRVSPSQNSLDETVSKAVAIVARDVTDRKQRERELKQTQDLMAEMERLAEIGAWEYDPQKDKATHTAGELRIYGLDPEFDLQLEEALEFYHPEDRDELRTQFEACLETGEPYTTDVRVTRADGEKRWVTAHGQRVQQQDTEVVRGYVQDITDQKERINTLTQTETLFENAQDMLFIIEHSDDEFIVKRVNQAFESATGLSNDDLRGKTPQELFGEARGQRIEDKYRKCIETQESLSYEETLAEEQVPNRDSPTDDGLVHWKTHITPVKVDGDVDWIVGSTRDINERKRREQELKRRNKRLDEFTSIISHDIRNPLNVAEGRLELAHDDCDSEHLADAADAVDRCQTLVDDTLTLARQGEQIGETDSVVLSHVAERSWRTVMTGSAELNTESGLTIRADSSSLQRLFENLFRNAVEHGGNDVAVLVGEVDDGFFVADTGPGIPESDREDIFEAGYSTTEDGTGFGLRIVKEIADAHGWEITVTESQQGGARFEIKGVEREV
- a CDS encoding CPBP family intramembrane glutamic endopeptidase; amino-acid sequence: MQLVANATIVAVLLGADVVVPYARISDYIFTFGVSLFLAGALEELGWRGFLQPRLQQRFSALHASLVIGVVWGLWHVPMILTGTGGFTVFREYMLSVTVMSVILGWLYNNTEGALPVVMVAHASHNMPRIEDVAGDVPAVFNTISGDATFYLLCASLIALYAGSQTLTRDGSLPNIPGQLSELSSGGQTHAD
- a CDS encoding DUF5518 domain-containing protein, with amino-acid sequence MSGLSHRVPKRLLQWKYGLIGGGVALPCTAFSYWQTGSEVSLGAVVFGGLLTGYVLGRSNSDTTRAGIQVGIVGGLPILWAVFDTYVAVTGFTQPEWVTLAQGLFLIAFTVVGFGIAAVVGEVGVRIGTWLADTVESRRNHPTQ
- a CDS encoding DUF2064 domain-containing protein; protein product: MTVVAVLADPPRPGLALPRLADTSPLSAAEAASLSAAMLKDTLRAVEASGGDLLVNYRPDDLLPDRHVDPDESASESLRALAEAALEDPDSARFEVQVGSTFSARAGNTITHLLDREGVQSAAAVRGDAPLLKRSTIDSAAMNLRTNEVVLGPSTDGRVYFAGFTAPVDFEAAFATPELETLVDGANDAGHDTEFLAMQPTVRTGADLATLVSTIRARWQAGRVVPEHTARFVVDNGLTAVDDGDGSPTVVRD
- a CDS encoding pentapeptide repeat-containing protein, whose amino-acid sequence is MAGSGSAWCGYEWPADCERVEGTDEPIAQSCCVREPVADAGRCVWHADPEATDEKTVEALAEARVPDDIADRTSPAGELLDGAILRGRSLEDAVDFAGAILRGADLGDADLESADLTDAILYRADLTDAYLRSADLTDAYLRSADLTDASLPGADLTDAYLRSADLTDAYLRSADLTDASLPGADLTDADLRRADLTDADLRRADLTDADLWDADLTDADLRRADLTDADLRDADLTDADLWDADLTDADLWDADLTDADLSEADLTDADLFDAALTDADLSEADLTDADLREAVLNGVDARQADLSDVDARDAEFTDPPRTTIPLGRRHAAGGSRAGSLLPSVLPDPDPDLAVDPAAIDPGLLTSRDILTPADRRPEGANLEDAVLEHADLRGADFRDARLYQTDLTDTRINAETTFDSTTLYERRPDLDGWFANTTESTHEAGAWVHRRLERLHEDNALSEDARRFHVRKQEAERSHYARLTLAADTLASALGYGGRWCVLTASGALTRHGESVRRVVALSVGVILLSALLYPFVGGFASGAPGDGVETFRLTVGDLTGGDLAAGEVASTLARSLYFSVITFSTIGYGDLFPTGTGSRILVGLESLAGAVLIALLIFVLGRRTAR